The following proteins are co-located in the Hippoglossus stenolepis isolate QCI-W04-F060 chromosome 23, HSTE1.2, whole genome shotgun sequence genome:
- the hdlbpb gene encoding vigilin gives MSSVAVLTPESFAEHRSGLKDQDITGCVPEDEAYIPTYLEAFPPLPEKGAPGEKTGEPASAWGGKIRPIKASVITQVFHVPLEERRYKDNSQFGEGEEAKVCLEIMQRTGAHIELSLAKDQGLSIMVTGKLESVMKARKEIVARLQTQASATVAIPKEHHRFVIGKNGEKLQELELKTATKIAIPRPDDPSTNIRITGTKEGIEKARHEILLISAEQDKRAVERLSLEKAFHPFIAGAHNRLVQELSQETGARISIPPPSLPKDEIVITGEKEAVALAVNRIRAIYDDKKRKTTTISVEVKKSQHKYIIGPKGNTLQEILETTGVSVEMPPLDSCSETIILRGEPDKLGPALTQVYAKAKSVMVVEVTAPAWLHRFIIGKKGQNIGRITQQLPRVHIEFTDGEERISLEGPTEEVELAQAQIQEIIKDLLVRMDYTEVIIDQRFHRHLIGKNGVNINRIKEQYKVSVRIPQDSERSGLVRIEGDPKGVQLARRELIEMVQRMENERTKDLIVEQKFHRTIIGQKGEKIKEVRDKFPEVIINFPDPAQKSDIVQLRGPKNEVEKCAKFLQKIIADLIENSFSLSVPIFKQFHKNIIGKGGANIKKIREETNTKIDLPTENSNSEMIVITGKKSNCEAARERILAIQRELANIKETEVAIPAKLHNSLIGSKGCLVRSIMEDCGGVHIHFPSEGSGSDKVTIRGPVGEVEKAKKQLLQLAEEKQVNNFTAELQAKPEYHKFLIGRGGANIRRVRDRTGARIIFPSPDDTEQELITIVGKEEAVRHAQRELESLVKNLDDVVEDNMVVDVRHHRHFVCRRGQVLRELAEEYGGVAVSFPRTGANSQRVTLKGAKDCVEAAKKRIQEIIEDLESQVTMEVAIPQRYHRAIMGPKGCRIQLITREHEVQIKFPERDDSAAVSGQEPPPQENGEVSPEAEFVPRKCDVIVISGRVEKCEPAKAALLALVPITEDVEVSYELHRYIIGQKGSGIRKMMEEYEVNIWVPQPEKQLDVIKVTGLEANVERAKQGLQERVKDLQAEQEDRALRSFKVTLSVDPKFHPKIIGRKGAVISQIRKDHDVSIQFPDKGDEQQDLIVISGYERNVEEGRQAIQQLVAELQEMVSQDVHLDPRTHARIIGARGKAIRKLMEEFKVDIRFPQPGSDEPDKVTVTGLPETVDNAIDHLLNLEEEYMLNVTETETLAAYMKPPSRCGSGGGAGGGDDSSGGPAKGFVVRDAPWNDSGNKAPDMSSAEDFPTFGTGVAPKQTSAWGPKKF, from the exons CCCCCGCTGCCGGAGAAGGGAGCACCAGGGGAGAAGACCGGGGAGCCGGCTTCAGCGTGGGGCGGCAAGATCAGGCCCATCAAAGCCTCTGTCATCACCCAG GTTTTCCATGTGCCCCTGGAGGAGCGTCGCTACAAGGACAACAGCCAGTTTGGGGAGGGCGAGGAGGCCAAGGTGTGTCTGGAAATCATGCAGCGGACGGGGGCCCACATTGAGCTGTCCCTGGCCAAAGACCAGGGCCTGTCCATCATGGTCACGGGAAAACTGGAGTCTGTCATGAAGGCTCGCAAGGAAATTGTAGCTCGGCTGCAGACGCAG GCCTCGGCTACGGTTGCCATCCCCAAGGAGCACCATCGGTTTGTCATCGGCAAGAACGGCgagaagctgcaggagctggagctgaagacGGCCACAAAGATCGCTATTCCACGACCCGACGACCCCAGCACCAACATCCGCATCACCGGCACCAAGGAGGGCATCGAGAAAGCTCGCCACGAGATCCTGCTCATCTCCGCGGAACAG GACAAGCGTGCGGTGGAGCGTCTGTCCCTGGAGAAGGCCTTCCACCCCTTCATCGCTGGCGCCCACAACCGGCTGGTGCAGGAGCTGAGCCAGGAGACGGGCGCCCGCATCAGCATCCCTCCGCCGAGCCTGCCCAAGGACGAGATCGTCATCACCGGGGAGAAGGAGGCCGTCGCCCTGGCGGTCAACCGCATTCGAGCCATCTATGACGACAAG AAGAGGAAGACCACCACCATCtcggtggaggtgaagaaatcTCAGCACAAGTACATCATTGGTCCAAAGGGCAACACCCTGCAGGAGATCCTGGAGACCACGGGGGTGTCCGTGGAGATGCCGCCGCTGGACTCCTGCTCAGAGACCATCATCCTCAGGGGGGAGCCCGACAAGCTGGGACCAGCCCTCACACAGGTCTACGccaag GCCAAGAGcgtgatggtggtggaggttaCCGCTCCGGCCTGGCTGCACCGATTCATCATCGGCAAGAAGGGACAGAACATCGGGCGGATCACACAGCAGCTACCACGG gtgcacATCGAATTTACAGACGGTGAAGAGCGCATCAGTCTGGAGGGGCCgacggaggaggtggagctggcTCAGGCCCAGATACAGGAGATCATCAAGGACCTG ctgGTGAGGATGGACTACACTGAGGTCATCATAGACCAGCGTTTCCACAGACACCTCATCGGGAAGAACGGAGTGAACA TCAATCGGATCAAGGAGCAGTACAAAGTGTCGGTACGAATCCCCCAGGACTCGGAGCGAAGTGGTCTGGTCCGGATCGAGGGAGACCCGAAGGGAGTCCAGCTGGCACGCAGAGAACTCATTGAGATGGTCCAGAGAATG GAAAACGAACGCACCAAAGATCTGATCGTGGAGCAGAAGTTCCATCGGACAATCATCGGCCAGAAGGGAGAGAAGATAAAAGAAGTTCGAGATAAGTTCCCCGAG gtCATCATCAATTTCCCCGACCCGGCGCAGAAGAGTGACATCGTGCAGCTGCGAGGGCCGAAGAACGAGGTGGAGAAATGTGCCAAGTTCCTCCAGAAGATCATTGCGGACCTG ATCGAGAACAGCTTCTCGCTCTCTGTTCCCATCTTCAAGCAGTTTCACAAAAACATCATTGGTAAGGGCGGCGCCAACATCAAAAAG ATTCGTGAAGAGACCAACACTAAGATCGACCTCCCGACAGAGAACAGCAACTCGGAGATGATCGTCATCACCGGCAAGAAGAGCAACTGTGAGGCGGCGAGAGAACGAATCCTCGCCATCCAGAGAGAGCTG GCAAACATTAAGGAGACGGAGGTCGCCATCCCAGCCAAACTGCACAACTCTCTGATCGGCTCCAAAGGCTGCCTGGTGCGCTCCATCATGGAGGACTGCGGCGGCGTCCACATCCATTTCCCCTCGGAAGGCTCCGGCTCCGACAAGGTCACCATCAGAGGTCCCGTTGGAGAAGTGGAGAAGGCcaagaagcagctgctgcagctggctGAGGAGAAG CAAGTCAACAACTTCACAGCTGAGCTTCAGGCGAAACCAGAGTACCATAAATTCCTGATTGGCCGTGGCGGGGCCAATATCCGCCGCGTGCGGGACAGAACGGGGGCGAGAATCATCTTCCCGTCACCAGACGACACGGAGCAGGAGCTGATCACCATCGTAGGGAAGGAGGAAGCCGTTCGTCACGCTCAGAGGGAGCTGGAGAGTCTGGTCAAAAACCTG gATGACGTGGTGGAGGACAACATGGTCGTGGATGTTCGCCACCACCGCCACTTTGTGTGTCGGAGAGGCCAGGTGCTGCGGGAGCTGGCGGAGGAGTACGGCGGCGTGGCTGTGAGCTTCCCTCGCACGGGGGCCAACAGTCAGCGGGTCACTCTGAAGGGAGCCAAAGACTGCGTGGAGGCCGCGAAGAAACGCATCCAGGAAATCATCGAGGACCTG gagtCCCAGGTGACCATGGAGGTTGCCATCCCTCAGCGCTACCACCGGGCCATCATGGGGCCCAAAGGCTGCCGCATTCAGCTCATCACCAGGGAGCACGAGGTTCAAATCAAGTTCCCCGAGAGAGACGACAGCGCCGCAG TTTCAGGTCAGGAGCCTCCACCACAAGAAAATGGCGAAGTCAGTCCAGAGGCGGAGTTCGTCCCCCGCAAGTGTGACGTCATCGTCATCTCTGGGCGGGTAGAGAAGTGTGAGCCGGCTAAAGCCGCCCTACTG GCGTTGGTGCCCATCACGGAGGACGTTGAGGTGTCGTACGAGCTGCATCGCTACATCATCGGTCAGAAGGGCAGTGGAATCAGGAAGATGATGGAGGAGTACGAG GTGAACATCTGGGTGCCGCAGCCTGAGAAGCAGCTGGATGTGATCAAGGTGACGGGTCTGGAGGCCAACGTGGAGCGAGCCAAGCAGGGTCTGCAGGAGAGGGTGAAGGACCTGCAGGCCGAGCAGGAGGACAGA GCCCTGCGGAGCTTCAAGGTCACCTTGTCTGTGGACCCCAAATTTCATCCCAAGATCATCGGCCGCAAGGGAGCAGTCATCTCTCAAATCAGGAAAGACCACGACGTCAGCATCCAGTTCCCAGACAAAGGAGACGAGCAGCAG GATCTGATCGTGATCTCTGGGTACGAGCGGAATGTGGAGGAGGGGCGTCAGGCCATCCAGCAGCTGGTGGCCGAGTTGCAGGAGATGGTGAGTCAAGACGTGCACCTGGACCCGAGGACCCACGCTCGCATCATTGGAGCCCGGGGCAAGGCCATCCGCAAGCTGATGGAAGAGTTCAAG GTGGACATACGGTTTCCTCAGCCGGGCTCCGACGAGCCTGACAAAGTGACTGTGACGGGCCTTCCAGAGACTGTGGACAACGCCATCGACCACCTGCTCAACTTGGAGGAGGAATAT ATGCTCAACGTAACAGAGACTGAGACCTTGGCGGCGTACATGAAGCCTCCATCCCGCtgtggaagtggaggaggtgcaggaggaggggaCGATAGCAGCGGAGGTCCTGCCAAGGGCTTTGTGGTGCGGGACGCTCCCTGGAACGATTCAGGGAACAAG GCTCCTGACATGAGCAGTGCGGAGGACTTCCCCACATTTGGGACGGGCGTGGCCCCGAAACAAACTTCAGCCTGGGGCCCCAAGAAgttctga